A part of Syngnathoides biaculeatus isolate LvHL_M chromosome 21, ASM1980259v1, whole genome shotgun sequence genomic DNA contains:
- the cnpy3 gene encoding protein canopy homolog 3 isoform X1: MTLVVRFLVLMTVAVAGNAKNDDGDDDEWVHLPDNCEVCKFVSIEMKSAFDETGKTKEVIDRNYRFIDSKGAPPIKYVKSDLRFIEVLENVCHRLLEYNLHKERSGSNRFAKGMSETFSTLHGLVNKGVNVVMDIPYELWNETSAEVSDLKKRCDVLVEEYEDVIEDWYKGSQEEDLTTYLCEKHVLKGKDTACLKEEWTPKRKGDRAAIAEKKKSKGGERKKVKKEKVMEEEGVQPRVSLSGTKTEL, translated from the exons ATGACTTTAGTGGTTCGTTTTTTGGTTTTGATGACCGTCGCTGTGGCTGGTAACGCGAAGAACGacgacggcgacgacgacgagtgGGTTCATCTTCCGGACAATTGTGAAG tgtgCAAGTTTGTCAGCATCGAGATGAAGTCCGCCTTCGACGAAACCGGGAAGACCAAGGAAGTCATTGACCGCAACTATCGCTTCATCGACAGCAAGGGAGCGCCGCCCATCAAATATGTCAAGTC CGACCTGCGCTTCATCGAAGTGCTGGAGAACGTTTGTCACAGGCTGCTCGAGTACAACCTGCACAAAGAGAGAAGTGGCAGCAACCGCTTTGCCAAG GGCATGTCCGAGACCTTCTCCACCCTTCACGGCCTGGTCAATAAAGGCGTCAACGTGGTCATGGACATCCCGTACGAGCTGTGGAATGAGACGTCGGCCGAAGTGTCCGACCTCAAGAAACGG TGTGACGTGCTGGTGGAGGAGTACGAGGATGTGATTGAAGACTGGTACAAAGGTAGCCAGGAGGAAGACTTGACCACTTACCTGTGCGAGAAGCACGTGCTGAAAGGAAAGGACACAG CCTGCTTGAAGGAGGAGTGGACGCCCAAAAGGAAGGGAGACCGGGCGGCCATtgcagaaaagaagaaaagcaaaggaGGTGAGCGCAAGAAAGTGAAGAAGGAGAAGGTGATGGAGGAGGAAGGAGTCCAGCCTCGGGTGTCTCTGTCTGGGACCAAGACGGAGCTGTGA
- the cnpy3 gene encoding protein canopy homolog 3 isoform X2 produces the protein MCKFVSIEMKSAFDETGKTKEVIDRNYRFIDSKGAPPIKYVKSDLRFIEVLENVCHRLLEYNLHKERSGSNRFAKGMSETFSTLHGLVNKGVNVVMDIPYELWNETSAEVSDLKKRCDVLVEEYEDVIEDWYKGSQEEDLTTYLCEKHVLKGKDTACLKEEWTPKRKGDRAAIAEKKKSKGGERKKVKKEKVMEEEGVQPRVSLSGTKTEL, from the exons A tgtgCAAGTTTGTCAGCATCGAGATGAAGTCCGCCTTCGACGAAACCGGGAAGACCAAGGAAGTCATTGACCGCAACTATCGCTTCATCGACAGCAAGGGAGCGCCGCCCATCAAATATGTCAAGTC CGACCTGCGCTTCATCGAAGTGCTGGAGAACGTTTGTCACAGGCTGCTCGAGTACAACCTGCACAAAGAGAGAAGTGGCAGCAACCGCTTTGCCAAG GGCATGTCCGAGACCTTCTCCACCCTTCACGGCCTGGTCAATAAAGGCGTCAACGTGGTCATGGACATCCCGTACGAGCTGTGGAATGAGACGTCGGCCGAAGTGTCCGACCTCAAGAAACGG TGTGACGTGCTGGTGGAGGAGTACGAGGATGTGATTGAAGACTGGTACAAAGGTAGCCAGGAGGAAGACTTGACCACTTACCTGTGCGAGAAGCACGTGCTGAAAGGAAAGGACACAG CCTGCTTGAAGGAGGAGTGGACGCCCAAAAGGAAGGGAGACCGGGCGGCCATtgcagaaaagaagaaaagcaaaggaGGTGAGCGCAAGAAAGTGAAGAAGGAGAAGGTGATGGAGGAGGAAGGAGTCCAGCCTCGGGTGTCTCTGTCTGGGACCAAGACGGAGCTGTGA